In Arachis stenosperma cultivar V10309 chromosome 1, arast.V10309.gnm1.PFL2, whole genome shotgun sequence, one DNA window encodes the following:
- the LOC130963598 gene encoding uncharacterized protein LOC130963598 isoform X2: protein MANSGTKFVSVNLNKSYGQQSHHLHNNHSASFGSGRTNRPSSGHGGAGGGGGMVVLSRPRSSHKAGPKLSVPPPLNLPSLRKEHERFDSLGSGVGPAGASGSGTGSRPASSGLGWTKPATITAGEKEAPVEHALDGFDQGLRSGEGFGRGGSVYMPPAARSGPVGPTAAPVLPQPTVEKAAVLRGEDFPSLRAATLVSSTSGPAQKSKEKENSIQKLKNSGDESNVSGDQRKDESVVELHQQQRHSQFSIARGGGIGIGGEFGESGNGTRGGFGGSRGSAGEHGGRKQQDEYFPGPLPLVRLNPRSDWADDERDTSHGFTERSRGEGSRDHGLSLKSEAYWDFDMPRVGLLPHNNKHGFDKRGQLRDNEAGKVSSSEVSKLDHYDRNGVGVGVGVGVGVRPSSSGSRNLGKDNKYVPSPFRDNVNGDSGKRDMGYGQGQGGKPWSSNMTDSYGDRNNNAQQYNRNRVDSVQSSVSKSSFSLGGKGLPVNDPLLNFGREKRTLQKSEKAFMEDPFGASGFDGRDIFSSGLVGVVKKKKDMLKQTDFHDPVRESFEAELERVQRMQEQERQRVIEEQERALELARREEEERLRQAREQEERQRRLEEEAREAAWRAEQERVEALRKVEEQRIAREEEKQRMILEEERRKQAARQKLLELEQRIARRQAEASKVGNSSQLVDEKMSGVVNEKDASRATDVGDWEDSERMVDRILTSASSDSSSVNRPLETGSRPNFSRDVSSAFIDRGKPVNSWKRDAYDNWGSSAFYSQDQENGHNSPRRDPSIGGKAFMRKEYNGGAGFMSSRTYYKGVSEAPLDEYAHLRGQRWHQSGDGDHVGRSTDNDSDFHESFVERFGEGWTQGRSHPFPPYTERPYHNSEPEGPFALGRSRYSVRQPRVLPPPSLSSVHRPYRNGNEFTGPSAFLENEIRYDQAARTESTLPTGYDNVNRGQTEVVDALQEATVNENHKGDTTTGCDSQSSLSVSSPPSSPTHLSHDDLDESGVSPGILTAEESKNVLSAPENESNEIPTIAGNENVVTSSAVSSGDDDEWTNENNEQFQEQEEYDEDEDYQEEDEVHEGDDNVDLNQEFEDMHLQEKGLPHMMDNLVLGFDDGVQVGMPNEEFERTSKNEEPTFMGQQADGINLEERASFDDASNDGKGLQTVNDSSQVNLNSSSSLFHEPEKQNQDLLIQPSNAHSSVASESLGNVEASNGMSTHHSTSTSVPIAPHYSSSGQTIISNVAVTPNQADVPIKLQFGLFSGPSLIPSPVPAIQIGSIQMPLHLHPQVGTPISHMHPSQPPLFQFGQLRYTSPISQGLMPLGHQSMSFVQPNIPSGFSFNHNPGGRMQVQTGSEASDSFIKDGIRQHSVGSQPGNARSLPQGSQPSENAENIAGIKQAQIGTPHDGTDSARTAAGFQLDKQVSQNVVRKSSSASSSAKESEGLSLSRDASFHSLSKERDFVESKAHYPPSGGRGKRYVFTVKTSGYRSSGPAPRASRPDAGGYMRRPRRNIQRTEFRVRESADKKQSSSLVLTDQTGLDNKSNINGKGAGISGRAGPRRAFLNKSGKQSVESATENLHGMDSGSRFEKVDGKDSTKAQSFSHSGQSNLKRNLCSEEDVDAPLQSGIIRVFEQPGIEAPSDEDDFIEVRSKRQMLNDRREQREKEIKAKSRVAKVPRKSRSTSQSSMANSSKGPLPVGEVANSIPSDFVPAEGRGMTNIDVSSGFNSSMPSQSLAPIGTPPLKIDAQPDVRSQLNRSLQTSFPVVSGGEKDPGPGVIFESKNKVLDNVQTSLGSWGNAQINQQVMPLTQTQLDEAMKPQQCDSQTPVSNVTAIVNESSLPTSSILTKEKTFSSAASPINSLLAGEKIQFGAVTSPTILPPSSRAVSHGIGPPRSSRSDMQISHNLAGSDNDCSLFFNKEKHGDESHGHLEDCEAEAEAAASAVAVAAISSDEIVGNGLGTCSVTVTDGKGFVAADIDRVAAGVGEQQSASQSRSDEPLSVSLPADLSVETPPISLWPPLPSSQNSSGQMISHFPSIPPHFPSGPPSHFPFYEMNPMMGGPVFAFGPHDESASTTQSQTQKTTTSAASRSIGSWQQCHSGVESFYGPPTGFTGPFITPPGGIPGVQGPPHMVVYNHFAPVGQFGQVGLSFMGTTYIPSGKQPDWKHIPTSSAIGPGEGDMNSMNMASSQRNPANMPSPIQHLAPGSPLMPMASPLAMFDVSPFQPSTDMSVQARWPHVPNSPLSSIPLSMPMQQQEGVQTTQFNHGPSVDQPLNIQRFTNSRTSTPSEGDRSFPRAADVNQLPDELGLVDASNPTAAKAEQNVVNKTPSLINIADAGEVSAQNGKGTKSNNQGASSAFKSQPSQQNISTLHYDNSSGHGHYQRGSVSQRNSSGGEWSHRRYQGRNQSMGTTDKSFPSSKVKQIYVAKQTIGGASSTS from the exons ATGGCCAATTCCGGCACCAAATTCGTCTCTGTGAATCTGAACAAATCCTATGGGCAGCAATCTCACCACCTCCACAACAACCACTCCGCCTCCTTCGGATCGGGCAGGACTAACCGTCCCTCCTCCGGCCACGGCGGCGCAGGCGGCGGAGGAGGCATGGTGGTCCTCTCGAGGCCTCGCAGCTCGCACAAGGCAGGGCCTAAGCTCTCCGTCCCGCCCCCCTTGAACCTCCCTTCGCTTCGCAAGGAGCACGAGCGGTTCGATTCGCTGGGATCCGGCGTTGGTCCAGCCGGTGCTTCTGGTTCGGGAACCGGGTCCAGACCTGCCTCCTCCGGTTTGGGATGGACCAAGCCTGCTACAATCACTGCCGGGGAGAAAGAAGCGCCTGTGGAGCACGCGCTGGATGGATTCGACCAGGGATTGAGGTCCGGCGAAGGGTTTGGCCGCGGTGGCAGCGTGTATATGCCGCCGGCTGCTCGATCCGGTCCTGTGGGACCCACTGCCGCCCCTGTTTTGCCTCAGCCTACTGTGGAGAAGGCTGCCGTGCTGAGAGGGGAGGATTTTCCTTCATTGCGTGCTGCCACCTTGGTTTCATCCACTTCTGGGCCGGCACAGAAGAGcaaggagaaggagaattcgaTTCAGAAGCTGAAGAATTCAGGTGATGAAAGTAATGTATCTGGTGATCAGAGGAAGGACGAGTCAGTTGTTGAGCTTCATCAGCAGCAGCGTCACTCTCAGTTCAGTATTGCGCGAGGTGGTGGAATTGGAATTGGGGGCGAGTTTGGTGAGAGTGGAAATGGAACTCGAGGTGGTTTTGGTGGTTCTCGAGGCAGTGCAGGGGAACATGGGGGCCGGAAGCAGCAGGATGAGTATTTTCCTGGTCCGTTGCCCCTTGTTCGGTTGAATCCGAGGTCTGATTGGGCTGACGATGAGCGAGACACGAGTCATGGATTCACAGAACGGAGCAGGGGAGAAGGAAGCAGGGATCATGGGCTTTCTTTGAAGAGTGAGGCTTATTGGGATTTTGATATGCCGAGGGTTGGCTTGTTGCCACACAATAATAAACATGGTTTTGACAAGAGGGGACAGCTAAGGGACAATGAAGCTGGAAAGGTTTCCTCCAGTGAAGTTTCTAAGCTGGACCATTATGATAGGaatggtgttggtgttggtgttggtgttggtgttggtgtgAGACCATCATCCAGTGGGAGTAGAAATTTGGGGAAGGATAACAAGTACGTTCCATCCCCTTTCAGAGATAATGTTAATGGTGATTCTGGAAAGAGGGACATGGGGTATGGTCAGGGACAGGGAGGGAAGCCATGGAGTAGTAACATGACTGACTCATATGGTGACCGAAATAATAATGCACAACAGTACAATAGAAATAGAGTTGATTCTGTCCAGAGCTCAGTGTCGAAGTCTTCATTTTCCTTGGGAGGTAAAGGGCTTCCGGTTAATGATCCTCTGCTCAATTTTGGTAGAGAGAAACGTACATTGCAGAAGTCTGAAAAGGCTTTCATGGAGGATCCATTTGGAGCTTCTGGTTTTGATGGTAGGGATATATTCTCGTCTGGTCTTGTTGGGgtagtgaagaagaagaaggataTGCTTAAGCAAACTGATTTCCATGATCCTGTCAGGGAATCATTTGAGGCTGAGCTTGAAAGAGTTCAGAGGATGCAAGAACAGGAGCGGCAGCGAGTAATTGAAGAGCAAGAAAGGGCATTAGAATTGGCTCGCAGAGAAGAGGAGGAAAGATTGAGGCAAGCTAGAGAACAGGAGGAGAGGCAGAGGAGATTGGAAGAAGAAGCAAGAGAGGCAGCTTGGAGAGCAGAACAAGAAAGGGTTGAAGCTTTGCGGAAGGTAGAAGAGCAGAGGATTGCAAGGGAAGAAGAGAAACAAAGGATGATTTTAGAGGAAGAGAGGAGGAAACAAGCTGCTAGACAAAAACTTCTAGAATTGGAGCAAAGGATTGCTAGGAGGCAGGCTGAAGCATCAAAAGTTGGTAATAGTTCTCAACTTGTAGATGAGAAGATGTCCGGGGTAGTGAACGAAAAAGATGCATCTAGAGCTACGGATGTGGGTGATTGGGAGGATAGTGAACGAATGGTTGACAGGATATTAACTTCGGCATCTTCTGATTCATCAAGTGTGAATAGGCCATTGGAGACGGGCTCTAGACCTAATTTCTCTAGAGATGTTTCTTCTGCTTTTATTGATAGGGGAAAACCAGTTAATTCATGGAAGAGAGATGCATATGATAATTGGGGTAGCTCAGCCTTCTATTCACAGGACCAGGAGAATGGTCACAACAGTCCTCGAAGGGATCCATCAATTGGTGGAAAGGCATTTATGAGGAAAGAATATAATGGTGGTGCCGGATTTATGTCATCAAGGACTTATTACAAAGGTGTTTCGGAGGCTCCTTTAGATGAATATGCTCATTTAAGAGGGCAGAGGTGGCATCAATCTGGAGATGGCGATCATGTAGGCAGAAGTACAGATAATGATTCGGATTTTCATGAAAGCTTTGTTGAAAGATTTGGTGAAGGTTGGACACAGGGCCGTTCTCATCCATTTCCTCCATACACTGAGCGTCCATATCACAATTCAGAACCTGAGGGACCTTTTGCCTTGGGGAGGTCACGGTATTCGGTCAGGCAGCCCCGTGTTCTTCCCCCACCTTCTTTATCTTCTGTGCACAGACCTTACAGGAATGGGAATGAGTTTACTGGTCCTTCTGCTTTCCTGGAAAATGAGATTCGGTATGATCAGGCAGCCAGGACTGAGTCTACGCTGCCAACTGGTTATGACAACGTGAATCGTGGACAAACTGAGGTAGTTGATGCCCTACAAGAGGCTACTGTGAATGAGAACCATAAAGGCGATACCACAACAGGTTGTGATTCTCAGTCTTCGCTCTCTGTTTCAAGCCCCCCAAGTTCTCCTACTCATCTGTCTCATGATGATTTAGATGAATCTGGAGTTTCTCCTGGGATATTGACTGCTGAGGAAAGTAAAAATGTGCTTTCTGCTCCAGAAAATGAATCAAATGAAATACCTACCATAGCTGGAAATGAGAATGTTGTCACTTCTTCTGCTGTCTCAagtggtgatgatgatgaatggACTAATGAGAATAATGAGCAGTTCCAGGAGCAAGAAGAAtatgatgaagatgaagattaTCAGGAAGAAGATGAAGTGCATGAAGGAGATGATAATGTCGACCTCAATCAGGAATTTGAAGATATGCATTTGCAGGAGAAAGGATTGCCCCACATGATGGATAACCTAGTGTTAGGATTTGATGATGGTGTCCAGGTTGGGATGCCCAATGAGGAGTTTGAAAGGACTTCTAAAAATGAAGAACCCACATTTATGGGTCAACAGGCTGATGGCATTAATCTTGAAGAACGTGCTTCTTTTGATGATGCATCCAATGATGGCAAAGGCCTTCAAACTGTCAATGATTCCTCACAGGTGAATCTTAATAGTTCTTCTAGTTTGTTCCATGAACCAGAGAAGCAAAATCAAGATTTGCTCATTCAGCCTAGCAATGCTCATTCTTCTGTGGCATCTGAGAGTCTAGGCAATGTGGAAGCTTCTAATGGCATGTCTACTCATCACAGTACATCGACTTCAGTTCCTATTGCCCCGCACTACTCGTCTTCAGGCCAGACTATTATTTCCAACGTAGCTGTTACTCCTAATCAAGCAGACGTACCCATTAAACTCCAGTTTGGCCTTTTCTCTGGTCCATCTTTGATACCCTCACCTGTACCTGCCATACAGATTGGTTCTATACAGATGCCGCTACACCTTCATCCACAGGTTGGTACACCCATTTCTCACATGCACCCATCACAGCCTCCTTTATTTCAATTTGGGCAGCTGAGGTATACATCTCCTATATCACAGGGGTTAATGCCTCTGGGTCATCAGTCAATGTCGTTTGTTCAGCCTAATATTCCATCTGGTTTCTCTTTTAATCATAATCCGGGAGGTCGAATGCAAGTTCAAACTGGTTCAGAAGCATCCGATTCTTTTATTAAAGATGGGATCAGGCAGCATTCTGTTGGCAGCCAACCAGGTAATGCTAGGAGCTTACCACAAGGTTCCCAACCAAGTGAGAATGCAGAAAATATAGCTGGAATAAAGCAGGCTCAGATTGGCACTCCCCATGATGGTACTGATAGTGCTAGAACTGCTGCAGGTTTTCAGTTGGACAAGCAGGTGAGCCAAAATGTTGTTAGAAAGAGCAGCAGTGCTTCATCAAGTGCTAAAGAGTCAGAAGGTCTGTCTCTCTCCAGAGATGCATCATTCCATTCTCTTTCTAAAGAGAGGGATTTTGTGGAGTCAAAAGCACATTATCCTCCATCTGGTGGTAGGGGAAAGAGATATGTCTTTACAGTAAAAACTTCGGGATATAGATCATCAGGTCCAGCTCCAAGGGCCAGTCGCCCGGACGCCGGAGGATATATGAGGAGGCCCCGGCGTAATATACAACGAACTGAATTTCGAGTCCGCGAAAGTGCTGATAAGAAACAATCTTCTAGTTTGGTATTGACTGATCAGACTGGGTTGGATAATAAATCAAATATCAATGGGAAGGGAGCAGGCATTTCTGGAAGGGCAGGACCTAGGAGGGCTTTCCTAAATAAATCTGGAAAGCAGTCAGTAGAATCAGCTACTGAAAATCTACATGGAATGGATTCTGGAAGCCGATTTGAGAAGGTTGAtgggaaagattcaacaaaggcTCAGAGCTTCTCACATTCTGGACAGAGTAATCTCAAAAGGAACTTATGTTCTGAGGAAGATGTTGATGCTCCATTGCAAAGTGGAATTATACGGGTGTTTGAGCAACCTGGAATTGAAGCTCCTAGTGATGAGGATGACTTCATTGAAGTCAGGTCAAAGAGGCAAATGCTAAATGATAGGCGAGaacagagagagaaagaaatcAAGGCCAAGTCTCGGGTTGCAAAG GTACCAAGAAAATCTCGCTCCACCTCACAAAGTTCTATGGCAAATTCTAGCAAAGGACCCTTGCCTGTAGGAGAAGTGGCTAACAGTATTCCCAGTGATTTTGTCCCTGCTGAAGGGCGGGGAATGACAAATATTGATGTCTCATCTGGATTCAATTCAAGCATGCCATCCCAGTCATTAGCTCCTATAGGCACACCTCCTTTGAAAATTGATGCACAGCCTGATGTAAGGTCACAGTTAAACAG GTCACTGCAGACAAGTTTCCCAGTGGTTTCTGGTGGTGAAAAGGACCCTGGCCCTGGTGTGATTTTTGAGAGTAAGAACAAGGTTCTTGATAATGTCCAGACATCTTTGGGCTCTTGGGGCAATGCACAAATTAATCAGCAG GTCATGCCGCTTACACAGACTCAACTTGATGAGGCTATGAAACCTCAACAGTGTGATTCACAGACTCCTGTTAGCAATGTGACAGCTATTGTTAATGAATCCAGCTTGCCAACATCATCCATTTTGACAAAGGAGAAAACATTTTCATCTGCTGCCAGCCCCATTAATTCCTTGCTAGCTGGAGAAAAAATTCAATTTG GGGCAGTAACATCTCCAACTATTCTTCCTCCCAGCAGCCGTGCTGTGTCTCATGGCATTGGCCCTCCTCGTTCATCTAGATCAGACATGCAAATATCCCACAATCTTGCTGGATCTGATAATGATTGTAGTCTTTTCTTTAACAAAGAGAAACATGGTGATGAATCTCATGGCCATTTAGAAGATTGTGAAGCTGAAGCTGAAGCAGCTGCATCGGCTGTTGCTGTTGCTGCTATTAGTAGTGATGAGATTGTTGGAAATGGGTTAGGTACTTGTTCTGTCACAGTTACAGACGGTAAAGGTTTTGTAGCTGCAGATATTGATAGGGTAGCAGCAG GAGTAGGGGAGCAGCAATCTGCTAGTCAATCTAGATCTGACGAGCCTCTAAGTGTTTCTCTTCCAGCAGACTTATCTGTGGAGACTCCGCCCATTTCGTTGTGGCCACCCCTGCCTAGTTCACAAAATTCTTCTGGCCAAATGATCTCACATTTTCCTTCCATCCCTCCACATTTTCCTTCCGGCCCTCCTTCTCATTTTCCTTTCTATGAAATGAATCCTATGATGGGTGGTCCTGTGTTTGCGTTTGGGCCACATGATGAGTCTGCATCTACAACACAATCACAGACTCAAAAAACCACAACATCAGCAGCATCAAGGTCGATTGGGAGCTGGCAGCAGTGCCATTCTGGTGTTGAATCTTTTTACGGTCCTCCAACAGGATTTACTGGGCCATTTATAACTCCTCCTGGAGGCATCCCGGGAGTTCAGGGGCCCCCGCACATGGTTGTTTATAACCATTTTGCACCTGTTGGACAATTTGGTCAAGTTGGGTTGAGTTTCATGGGAACCACGTATATACCATCTGGAAAGCAGCCTGATTGGAAACACATTCCTACATCCTCTGCCATAGGACCTGGTGAAGGGGATATGAACAGTATGAATATGGCATCTTCACAGCGGAATCCTGCTAACATGCCATCGCCAATTCAACATCTTGCTCCTGGATCACCTCTTATGCCAATGGCTTCTCCTCTGGCTATGTTTGATGTTTCTCCTTTCCAG CCCTCTACTGACATGTCTGTCCAAGCTCGATGGCCTCATGTTCCTAATTCACCACTTTCATCTATTCCTTTGTCAATGCCGATGCAGCAACAAGAAGGGGTACAAACTACTCAATTTAATCATGGACCTTCTGTTGATCAGCCATTAAATATCCAAAGGTTTACCAATTCTAGGACTTCGACGCCTTCAGAAGGTGATAGGAGTTTTCCCAGAGCAGCTGATGTTAACCAATTGCCAGATGAACTTGGGTTAGTGGATGCATCAAACCCGACTGCTGCTAAGGCTGAACAGAATGTTGTCAACAAGACTCCCTCGCTGATCAACATTGCGGATGCCGGAGAGGTCAGTGCTCAGAATGGCAAAGGCACCAAAAGTAATAACCAGGGTGCGAGTTCTGCTTTTAAGAGTCAGCCCTCGCAACAAAATATTTCTACTTTGCACTATGACAATTCTTCAGGACATGGCCATTATCAAAGAGGTAGTGTTTCTCAGAGAAATAGTTCTGGGGGCGAATGGTCCCATCGTAGATACCAAGGAAGAAACCAATCTATGGGTACAACAGATAAGAGCTTCCCTTCATCAAAGGTGAAGCAAATTTATGTGGCTAAACAGACTATTGGCGGGGCATCGTCAACGTCATGA